In a single window of the bacterium genome:
- a CDS encoding MlaD family protein, giving the protein MVTRSQKIRLGLFLTVAAIALIALLVAVLAPRFIQKRETYKIGFSDVSLTGLLEGGTVKYHGLNVGFVSQIYIDPDNIRRVIVEVSLDPATPIKRDTEAEITFLGITGLKVIELHAGSDTSAFLQPGAFIRTGRSITDEITGKAEVIADKAERVLNNIALLTDAANRAKMLTLIDNTNAALAELNDILAKNNAPFTHLMANGEAISSDLQESAASAKYAIKSLRGYAESDSVREIIGNLARFSRTINEADLLKIVHDLNVTLDRTNSILKEMGRRYTESEAEVTATLKATQETLDNLNEFSRQISEDPSILLRGGKPKGIPDYQLEK; this is encoded by the coding sequence ATGGTAACGCGTTCGCAGAAAATACGCCTCGGCCTTTTCCTCACTGTAGCCGCGATCGCCCTGATCGCCCTGCTGGTCGCCGTGCTGGCGCCGCGTTTCATTCAGAAACGGGAAACCTACAAAATCGGCTTCAGCGATGTCTCGCTGACCGGCCTGCTCGAGGGCGGGACGGTCAAGTACCACGGTCTGAATGTGGGCTTTGTCAGCCAAATTTATATCGATCCCGACAATATCCGCCGCGTTATCGTCGAGGTCAGCCTCGATCCGGCGACTCCGATCAAGCGCGACACTGAGGCGGAGATCACCTTTCTGGGCATCACCGGCCTCAAGGTGATCGAGTTGCATGCCGGCAGCGACACCTCGGCCTTCCTGCAGCCCGGTGCGTTCATCCGGACCGGCCGGTCGATCACCGACGAGATCACCGGCAAGGCGGAGGTGATCGCCGACAAGGCGGAACGGGTGCTCAACAATATCGCCCTGCTCACCGATGCCGCCAACCGCGCCAAAATGCTCACCCTCATCGACAACACCAACGCCGCTCTGGCCGAACTCAACGATATCCTGGCGAAGAACAATGCACCCTTCACCCACCTTATGGCCAACGGCGAGGCGATCTCCAGCGATCTGCAGGAGAGCGCGGCCTCGGCCAAATACGCCATAAAAAGCCTGCGCGGCTACGCCGAGTCCGATTCCGTGCGCGAGATCATCGGCAACCTCGCCCGCTTTTCGCGCACCATCAACGAGGCCGACCTGCTCAAGATCGTCCACGATCTCAATGTGACGCTCGACCGCACCAATTCCATACTCAAGGAGATGGGAAGGCGGTATACCGAGAGTGAGGCGGAGGTCACTGCGACGCTCAAGGCGACCCAGGAGACGCTGGACAACCTCAACGAGTTCTCGCGCCAGATCAGCGAAGACCCCTCGATCCTCTTGCGCGGCGGCAAGCCTAAAGGCATCCCGGATTACCAACTGGAGAAATGA
- a CDS encoding anion transporter yields the protein MLHYPLGLIVTLLVITLTGVAVGRLPRLRMNRATIALSGATLLVLLGAIPLRQAYAALDLDTLVLLLAMMIIIANLQLAGFFRLTGRRVMQWARSPRQLLAWIMAVSGLFSALFLNDTIVLMFTPLVLEITLALRRNPLPYLIGLATAANIGSTATITGNPQNMIIGIASGLSYARFSARLLPVAAVGLVIAWIVLVLFYRSEFGKGRLMPPPLEAVVWHKALLIKGCAAVLFMLVNLLSGLPIPLSALAAAAFLLITRRLKPERVFREMDWSLLVFFSGLFVVTGSIEAAGLSERIFRWIAPVADRGVAPLAIASALLSNLVSNVPAVLLFRPLIPHFTRPELSWLTLAMATTLAGNLTLLGSVANLIVAESARQRGVLISFREYLRAGVPITLLTLLWGILWLTLAA from the coding sequence ATGCTGCACTATCCCTTGGGGCTTATCGTCACCCTGTTGGTGATCACCCTGACCGGCGTCGCGGTCGGCCGTTTGCCCCGGCTGCGCATGAACCGCGCCACCATCGCCCTGAGCGGCGCAACCCTGCTGGTGCTGCTCGGTGCCATACCGCTGCGCCAGGCCTATGCCGCCCTCGATCTCGACACCCTGGTCCTGCTGCTGGCGATGATGATCATCATCGCCAATTTGCAGTTGGCCGGCTTCTTTCGCCTCACCGGCCGCCGCGTGATGCAGTGGGCGCGCTCGCCGCGGCAGCTCCTCGCCTGGATCATGGCGGTGTCGGGGCTCTTCAGCGCCCTCTTTCTCAATGACACCATCGTGCTGATGTTCACCCCCCTGGTGCTCGAGATCACCCTGGCCTTGCGCCGCAATCCCCTGCCTTACCTGATCGGACTGGCCACCGCCGCCAACATCGGCTCGACCGCCACCATCACCGGCAATCCGCAAAACATGATCATCGGCATCGCCTCGGGGCTGAGCTATGCCCGCTTCTCGGCACGGCTACTGCCGGTGGCGGCAGTCGGACTGGTGATCGCCTGGATTGTTCTGGTGCTGTTCTATCGCAGCGAATTCGGCAAAGGGCGGCTCATGCCGCCCCCTCTCGAGGCGGTCGTCTGGCATAAAGCCCTGCTCATCAAGGGCTGCGCCGCCGTCCTCTTCATGCTGGTCAATCTCCTCTCTGGTCTGCCGATCCCGCTCTCGGCCCTGGCGGCCGCGGCCTTTCTGCTCATCACCCGCCGTCTCAAGCCGGAGCGCGTCTTCCGCGAAATGGACTGGTCACTGCTGGTCTTTTTCAGCGGGCTCTTCGTCGTCACCGGCTCCATCGAGGCGGCCGGATTGAGCGAGCGGATCTTTCGCTGGATCGCCCCGGTCGCCGACCGCGGCGTCGCACCGCTCGCGATCGCCTCCGCCCTGCTCAGCAATCTGGTTTCGAATGTGCCGGCGGTGCTGCTCTTCCGTCCCCTCATCCCCCACTTCACCCGGCCAGAGCTCTCCTGGCTCACTCTGGCCATGGCCACCACCCTGGCGGGCAACCTCACCCTGCTCGGGTCGGTCGCCAACCTCATCGTCGCCGAGTCGGCGCGCCAGCGCGGCGTGCTGATCTCCTTCCGCGAATACCTGCGCGCCGGTGTGCCCATCACCCTCCTGACCCTCCTTTGGGGCATCCTCTGGCTCACCCTGGCCGCCTGA
- a CDS encoding ABC-type transport auxiliary lipoprotein family protein, whose product MRRMQGIAVLLGALLLVHCGSRTTLVRRYYLIESDARVDTRLLAVPSPFLVNAYISPVRIAEPYEGLRIAHRSNSNELVYYYYHYWAEKPAQMIVGVVETAFEQAAIFKSCTRQNHTAADVMIVTEIDALERVLEAKAEYARISGLFQMVYLPTNTVMLSYPFERRTRLRSDRSMNGFADAISRALFAEAEEFIFRVADYYQYPPE is encoded by the coding sequence ATGAGACGGATGCAAGGGATAGCGGTGCTGCTGGGTGCGCTGCTGCTGGTCCACTGCGGCAGCCGGACGACCCTGGTGCGCCGGTACTACCTCATCGAATCCGATGCCCGTGTCGATACCCGCCTGCTGGCGGTGCCCTCCCCCTTTCTGGTCAATGCTTATATCAGTCCGGTGCGGATCGCAGAGCCCTATGAAGGGCTGCGCATCGCCCACCGCAGCAACTCCAATGAGCTGGTCTATTACTATTACCATTACTGGGCCGAAAAACCCGCCCAAATGATCGTGGGAGTGGTGGAGACCGCTTTTGAGCAGGCGGCGATCTTTAAGAGCTGTACGCGCCAGAACCATACCGCCGCCGATGTGATGATTGTGACCGAGATCGATGCCCTGGAACGGGTTCTCGAGGCCAAAGCCGAATATGCCCGCATCTCCGGCCTCTTCCAGATGGTCTATCTGCCCACCAATACCGTCATGCTCAGCTATCCCTTCGAACGTCGCACCCGCCTGCGCAGCGACCGGAGCATGAATGGCTTCGCTGATGCGATCAGCCGGGCCCTCTTCGCCGAGGCGGAGGAGTTCATCTTCCGCGTTGCCGACTATTATCAGTATCCTCCGGAATAA